From one Trifolium pratense cultivar HEN17-A07 linkage group LG1, ARS_RC_1.1, whole genome shotgun sequence genomic stretch:
- the LOC123896113 gene encoding uncharacterized protein LOC123896113, with the protein MRERESERGRSRERGGRREEDQGWQEVRGRRKGRRRSLNSRPDIATVSRRDRGDIDQYTTYFFSEFPDSFDAKAMLNIFQFYGNIFEVVIPAKRDKGGRRFGFARFDQVKDVRRFGIELDNIIIGRDKIYVNPPRFQRDTRTRRPHKQEEDGSKMENQHRSNDEGSHQKNCAGPSFAQVAQSNGEQKQKIIISFEPEREVIRMLSSAFVGVVPHPGLSYNIQEEFHRQGYFGVKITPLGANLVLLEDQEEGEVKALMEDARGWLEQWFKEIRPWSPREVDNERLVWLRVYGVPIHAWNDKFFSLIAKQYGIFLNADDTTSKKLSMDVARILIRTPGLKAIDDFISVKVDDELFQIRLIEDSHGPMRIAVPLKGSKEGRDDDSSSSEDEEGDFPVMEVEEEVVEREGDVEGQQLLALTNFINDNNSLPNGFGIVSPGSNGREGIKEQSNNFIEEENLNNSNSKVGESLGEDVNALGVVDCNVISELGHSKSPNHSICYCNLINMNAGGGNSRSVEKAELGQKPNAISSKRDNKGGSKVCEVNLCSKPKSLITSKSIKGGKEHHAGGGIRSGNQKAVAGSIAGSIPISIKNNTASTIVLTDSRRSNCDHIIPIKHNQKACGPAILPPRVTGGPSTITKRRSSTPSQSISESSSNSSMVREGVSRNPVGKYKVRKATENSVSSAGSILCCSSLNSSDIRNCNKNFWNKHDIEVNGKLWEDVQELGIQGEEEDAVYVERLRINELKDKEASRLREQINQAQS; encoded by the coding sequence atgagagagagagagagtgagagagggCGATCCAGAGAGAGAGGAGGGAGGAGGGAGGAGGATCAAGGGTGGCAGGAGGTGAGGGGGAGAAGGAAGGGAAGAAGAAGATCTCTAAACTCACGTCCAGATATTGCAACAGTATCAAGAAGGGATCGTGGTGATATTGATCAATACACAACGTATTTTTTTTCAGAGTTCCCTGATAGCTTCGACGCAAAGGCAATGTTGAACATATTCCAATTCTATGGGAATATTTTCGAAGTGGTGATTCCAGCGAAACGAGATAAAGGAGGGAGAAGATTCGGATTTGCACGCTTCGATCAAGTCAAGGATGTTAGGAGGTTTGGTATTGAACTTGACAATATCATCATTGGGAGAGACAAGATCTATGTGAATCCTCCAAGGTTCCAAAGAGATACAAGGACTAGGAGACCTCACAAGCAAGAAGAAGATGGCTCAAAGATGGAAAATCAGCATCGATCCAATGATGAAGGCTCACATCAGAAAAACTGTGCTGGACCTTCCTTTGCTCAAGTGGCGCAGTCCAACggtgaacaaaaacaaaaaataattatttctttCGAGCCAGAGAGGGAGGTTATTCGTATGTTGAGTAGCGCTTTTGTTGGAGTCGTACCACATCCTGGCTTGTCTTACAACATTCAAGAGGAATTTCATCGGCAAGGCTACTTTGGGGTGAAAATTACTCCTTTAGGGGCTAATTTAGTTTTGCTAGAAGATCAGGAGGAAGGAGAGGTTAAAGCCTTAATGGAAGATGCTAGGGGGTGGTTAGAACAGTGGTTTAAGGAGATTCGTCCATGGAGTCCGAGAGAGGTTGACAATGAGAGACTGGTGTGGCTGAGAGTGTATGGAGTCCCTATTCATGCATGGAACGATAAATTCTTTTCTCTGATAGCCAAACAGTATGGGATTTTTCTTAATGCCGATGATACAACATCGAAGAAGTTATCTATGGATGTGGCAAGAATTTTGATTCGAACTCCGGGACTAAAGGCAATCGATGATTTTATTTCCGTTAAAGTTGATGATGAACTTTTTCAAATTAGATTAATCGAAGATTCTCATGGTCCAATGCGAATTGCAGTACCTTTGAAAGGTTCGAAGGAAGGACGGGATGATGATAGTAGCAGCTCAGAGGACGAAGAAGGAGATTTTCCGGTGATGGAGGtggaggaggaggtggtggAGAGAGAAGGAGACGTTGAGGGTCAACAATTATTAGCATTAActaattttattaatgataataATTCTCTCCCTAACGGTTTTGGAATTGTTTCACCAGGGAGTAATGGGAGGGAGGGTATTAAGGAACAATCAAACAACTTTATTGAGGAAGAGAATTTgaataattcaaattcaaaggtGGGGGAGAGTTTGGGGGAGGATGTAAATGCCTTAGGTGTCGTTGATTGTAATGTTATTAGTGAATTGGGTCACTCCAAAAGCCCAAATCACTCAATTTGTTATTGCAATCTTATTAATATGAATGCAGGGGGTGGGAATAGCAGGAGTGTAGAAAAGGCTGAGTTGGGCCAGAAGCCCAATGCAATTTCTTCTAAAAGGGACAATAAAGGAGGGTCAAAGGTCTGTGAGGTCAATTTGTGTAGCAAGCCCAAATCTCTTATTACTTCAAAGAGCATCAAGGGAGGAAAAGAGCATCATGCAGGAGGTGGAATTAGAAGTGGTAATCAGAAAGCTGTAGCAGGTTCTATAGCTGGGTCCATTCCTATCTCAATTAAAAACAACACTGCTTCAACTATTGTTCTAACAGATAGCCGCCGCAGCAATTGTGATCATATTATCCCAATCAAGCACAATCAAAAAGCTTGCGGGCCAGCAATTCTTCCACCTCGCGTGACCGGCGGTCCTTCGACCATTACCAAGCGGCGTTCATCAACACCGTCGCAATCCATCTCTGAATCTTCATCGAACTCTTCTATGGTGAGGGAGGGTGTTTCGAGAAATCCTGTAGGCAAGTATAAGGTGAGGAAGGCAACGGAAAATTCTGTGTCTTCGGCAGGTTCCATTCTGTGTTGTAGTTCTTTGAATTCGTCTGATATAAGGAATTGTAACAAGAATTTTTGGAATAAACATGATATTGAAGTGAATGGTAAATTATGGGAGGATGTTCAGGAGCTGGGTATTCaaggtgaagaagaagatgCAGTTTATGTGGAACGGCTGAGGATTAATGAACTTAAAGATAAGGAAGCCAGTAGGTTGAGGGAGCAAATCAATCAAGCTCAGTCATGA
- the LOC123921774 gene encoding dof zinc finger protein DOF3.5-like → MESEWKANEITPNCPRCGSSNTKFCYYNNYSLTQPRYFCKGCRRYWTKGGSLRNVPVGGGCRKNRRGNNKTLLRQQSFDSLTFKNSDTIGHHSYDPILRTNNIISSSSCSSLVNTDRPNIDLALVYANFLNKKPDSQNNSDQMEKRPFDPLENSRLSNVEVGSSSLNLSELELGFKGCLSLQEQLQSTTVTHFSEFNSMQTLQKDRIDHCNIIHDDGVNFELPPLPGEEDSSSHDHVLWSNSEMMMNLPFQVTQPPPPPPPLLGPDQIHDADLLIGNWSPFDFTRDASFSRP, encoded by the coding sequence ATGGAGAGTGAGTGGAAAGCTAATGAGATAACACCAAATTGTCCAAGATGTGGTTCATCCAACACAAAATTCTGCTACTACAATAACTACAGTTTAACTCAACCAAGATACTTTTGCAAAGGATGCAGAAGGTATTGGACAAAAGGTGGATCCCTCAGAAATGTTCCTGTTGGTGGTGGCTGCAGAAAAAACAGAAGAGGTAACAACAAAACCTTATTAAGACAACAATCCTTTGATTCTCTCACTTTCAAAAATTCTGACACAATTGGTCATCATTCTTATGATCCTATTTTGAGGACTAATAATAtaatttcatcttcttcttgctcCTCATTGGTGAATACTGATAGACCAAATATTGATCTTGCATTAGTTTATGCAaattttctcaataaaaaaCCTGATTCTCAGAATAATTCTGATCAAATGGAAAAAAGACCTTTTGATCCTTTAGAAAATTCAAGGCTATCAAATGTTGAAGTTGGTTCAAGTAGTTTAAATTTGTCTGAATTAGAGCTTGGTTTCAAAGGGTGTTTGAGTCTTCAAGAACAATTACAATCCACAACAGTAACACATTTTAGTGAGTTCAATTCTATGCAGACTCTTCAAAAAGATAGAATTGATCATTGTAATATTATTCATGATGATGGTGTGAATTTTGAGCTTCCTCCTCTACCAGGTGAAGAGGATTCATCATCACATGATCATGTTTTGTGGTCCAATTCTGAAATGATGATGAACCTTCCATTTCAAGTTACTcaacctccaccaccaccaccaccacttcTTGGACCTGATCAAATTCATGATGCAGATTTGTTAATTGGTAATTGGAGCCCTTTTGATTTTACAAGGGACGCTTCGTTTTCTCGGCCTTGA